AGTAGCAGGATTTTTAATGGGCGTTGTAAGGAAAAACGCAAGCCCGGAAGTTAAAGCAATAATTGAGTGGATCTTTATCATCTTTGAGAATGGGATTCGATCGATAACCACGATTATTGGATTTTATTTAACTGTCAAATATGTTAAAATTTCAAAAGGTAAGATATCCAAATTCAGGCTGATCAGTTTTGCCAGTTTCTCCATATCGTTTTTATTTTTGTATCTGATCCTGCCATTCATACTGCGATTTACAGAATTCTATGTTGCTTTGATGCCGTTTCCCTGGGCATCTTTGCCATTTCAAGCACCGGTAACAGGCGCTCACCTGACCGTCTCCCTGACAAAAATCCTGGACTGGAACGGAGTTGTTATTACGCTCTGGGTATTTTACATATACCAGTTAATTGTACTCGTCGGGACAGTATTCTTAGGAAGGCGCTGGCATTGCAGTATGCTGTGCACATTTGTCGGAGCTCATGCAGAGGCTTTTGGCGAAGCATTGCCCTTAATCCCTCATAATAAACAACGTCCTCGATCAAAGGTGGTTCATCCGAGGATGCGGACAATCCTTTTTGTGTTTCAAATTTTCATGATTGTCATTTGCCTGGCCCTGATGGTTGCCTGGGGAATATTCTTCTTCACCGGGACTGAGATCGTTCCCGTGAGGGTATTAATAAATATCGAAAGGATTAAGTATCTGGTCTTTGAGTTGTATCTGATGATATTTTTCATGCTGTTTATAGGAGCAAGATCCTATTGCTATTATTGCCCGGCCGGTACTCTGCTTGGGGTTATTGGGAGAATCGCGGGACAGCAGATCACCACCGGACTTACGAAATGCAACGGTTGTGGATTGTGCAATGACGTTTGCAAGATGTCTATTGACATTATGAGCAGGGCAAAGGCCGGTAAGCCGGTAAAATCCATAAACTGTGTGGGGTGTGGTGTCTGTGTTGAAACATGCCCTACAGGTAACCTTCAGTTTACTACGAACTTCTTAAAAAGATATCGAAGCAGAAAAGCACGCTCTTTACTCAAAATAGATTAGTTTCACTCCAATATTGTCAGGAGATTCTGGTTACATGGGTGCAAGCCGGTTACTGCATTGGATCCTCTGAATGCAGCCATTCAAGGGCGGCCTCAAGCACCTCATCCAGGCCGGCCTGCATACCCTCGATGGTTGGTCTCACTTCAACGTCAGG
The genomic region above belongs to Candidatus Aegiribacteria sp. and contains:
- a CDS encoding 4Fe-4S binding protein, which codes for MSKTDKQAESQRYIRLLRYTVYFFIISGLVAGFLMGVVRKNASPEVKAIIEWIFIIFENGIRSITTIIGFYLTVKYVKISKGKISKFRLISFASFSISFLFLYLILPFILRFTEFYVALMPFPWASLPFQAPVTGAHLTVSLTKILDWNGVVITLWVFYIYQLIVLVGTVFLGRRWHCSMLCTFVGAHAEAFGEALPLIPHNKQRPRSKVVHPRMRTILFVFQIFMIVICLALMVAWGIFFFTGTEIVPVRVLINIERIKYLVFELYLMIFFMLFIGARSYCYYCPAGTLLGVIGRIAGQQITTGLTKCNGCGLCNDVCKMSIDIMSRAKAGKPVKSINCVGCGVCVETCPTGNLQFTTNFLKRYRSRKARSLLKID